From one Lycium barbarum isolate Lr01 chromosome 6, ASM1917538v2, whole genome shotgun sequence genomic stretch:
- the LOC132644124 gene encoding uncharacterized protein LOC132644124, producing the protein MGQGEWATKNDKILQYANLAQRLCKMFTKIEFRHTLRDQNEFADALTKIASMIQHPESSHIDPLQISLKEEHAYNSLMEVEPDGKPWYNDIKMYLEKRDYPEGITSGQKKTVRRMANSFFLNKEILYKRTSYLGLL; encoded by the coding sequence ATGGGCCAAGGAgaatgggccaccaaaaatgacAAAATCTTGCAGTATGCGAACTTGGCACAAAGGTTGTGTAAAATGTTCACAAAGATTGAATTCAGGCATACTCTAAGAGATCAGAACGAGTTTGCCGATGCGTTGACCAAGATAGCATCAATGATTCAGcatcctgaaagcagtcacatTGACCCTCTGCAGATAAGCCTGAAGGAAGAGCATGCCTATAATTCCCTCATGGAAGTAGAGCCAGATGGAAAACCATGGTACAACGACATCAAGATGTATTTGGAGAAACGAGATTATCCCGAAGGTATCACAAGTGGGCAAAAGAAAACCGTCAGAAGAATGGCCAACAGTTTCTTCCTGAACAAGGAAATACTATACAAACGGACATCGTACTTGGGTTTGCTCTGA